Proteins from a single region of Ziziphus jujuba cultivar Dongzao chromosome 1, ASM3175591v1:
- the LOC132804536 gene encoding G-type lectin S-receptor-like serine/threonine-protein kinase At4g27290, with amino-acid sequence MEILKWVSSVQVVQQIGTWESGTRIYLLKLFVWVANRQNPINDSSGTLMINSTGHLVLSQKSGVVWSANPARPIQTPILQLRDSGNLVVRDDKDENSENYVWQSFDYPCDTLLPGMKLGWDFKTGLQRRLVSWKSSDDPSPGDLTWEIDINNYPESVMFRGSEKYYRGGPWNGLRFSGAPELKPNPLFKFEFVFNEDEVYYTYNLLNNSEKSRIVVNQTNGYTRDRYAWNSVTQSWDVFATVPRDKCDKYALCGAYGNCIIGESPVCQCLEGFKPKGNLMDRSHGCIRNKPFNCQDKDSSGFLKFRSLKLPETAYSWVNESLNLKECKAKCWSNCSCTAYANSNIRGGGSG; translated from the coding sequence atggaaattttgaaatgggTTTCTTCAGTCCAGGTGGTTCAACAAATTGGTACGTGGGAATCTGGTACAAGGATATACCTGCTAAAGCTGTTTGTTTGGGTGGCAAACCGGCAGAATCCAATCAATGACTCATCTGGTACTTTGATGATAAACAGCACAGGCCATCTTGTTCTCAGCCAGAAGAGTGGTGTTGTTTGGTCAGCAAACCCAGCTAGACCTATCCAGACCCCAATATTACAGCTTCGGGATTCTGGAAATCTAGTAGTAAGAGATGATAAAGATGAGAATTCAGAGAACTATGTGTGGCAGAGTTTTGATTATCCTTGTGATACATTATTACCGGGTATGAAGCTGGGATGGGACTTCAAAACTGGTCTCCAAAGGCGTTTAGTATCATGGAAGAGCTCAGATGACCCTTCTCCTGGAGACCTTACCTGGGAGATAGATATTAATAACTATCCTGAGTCTGTCATGTTTAGAGGCTCCGAGAAGTACTACCGGGGTGGCCCATGGAATGGCCTTCGATTCAGTGGTGCACCAGAGTTAAAACCCAACCCTTTATtcaagtttgaatttgtttttaatgAAGATGAAGTTTACTATACTTATAACCTCTTAAATAATTCTGAAAAATCAAGGATAGTTGTGAACCAGACCAACGGTTATACAAGGGATCGTTATGCCTGGAATTCAGTGACCCAAAGTTGGGATGTGTTTGCTACAGTGCCAAGGGATAAATGTGACAAGTATGCTCTTTGTGGTGCCTATGGAAACTGTATCATTGGAGAATCCCCTGTTTGCCAATGTCTAGAGGGTTTCAAGCCAAAAGGAAACTTGATGGACCGGTCTCATGGATGTATACGGAATAAGCCATTCAACTGCCAGGACAAAGATTCATCTGGGTTTTTAAAATTCCGCAGCTTGAAATTGCCAGAGACTGCATATTCTTGGGTGAATGAAAGTTTGAATCTTAAGGAATGCAAAGCCAAATGCTGGAGCAATTGTTCTTGTACGGCTTATGCAAATTCTAATATCAGAGGAGGAGGTAGTGGTTAG